The nucleotide window AATGGTTTTTTAAAGTCATGAGCCAGGAAAAGCGTCGAAAGAAGATCGTCGCCAATTCCTTGCGCCGCTTTGTTGATGAAGTTCGCCGTGGCAGGGGCTACCAGAATCAAATCCGCCCAACGCATAAGGTGAATATGATCCATGACATTGCCACTGGCATACATATCACTGACGACAGGCTTGCCCGTCAGTCCTTCAAGAGTCGCATTGCCGACGAACTTCAGGGCCGCAGGCGAAGCCACGACTTGAACCTCGCAGCCCGCTTGAACAAGACGAGAGATCACGTGACAGGCTTTGTAACAGGCTATCGAGCCCGTCATCATAAAAAGAACTTTAGATTTGGACATTGTCGATCAACCTTACTTCACCTAAAAATGCCGCCACATAACGGCGGTTGTCGATGTCGGTGACATAGTCGACTTTGAAACCCTGCTGATTCAAACTGTTTGCAGCTTCCTCGGCAGATTTGCTTTCGCGGATAGCTTTATAGATCGCAGGAGCTTTGGCGCGTTCTTCAGAATTCAGACGAGTATTGCGGGAACTTTTCGCAAGGCCGTCTTCTTCGCGCACGGTTGCAACGGGAACGATTTCCAGATCCATAAAGAAGCTTTCAACCATGCCTTTGATCAAAGTCATTTGCTGAAAGTCTTTTTCGCCAAAGTACGCTTTGGTGGGAGCAACGATATTGAAAAGTTTCATAACCACGGACAGTACGCCATCAAAGTGGCCTGGGCGATGAGCTCCGTCCAAAAGCTTTGAATACTCGCCCTCTGTGACTTTGTAGCGATAGTTATCAGGATACATTTCCGGATAGCGTGGATAGAAAATCGCGTCGACTTTATTTGTCTCGGCCATTTTCAAATCCTGATCCCAGGTCAGAGGATATTTCTCAAAGTCTTTAGGATCATTGAACTGAGTGGGATTAACGAAAATAGACAGAACCACCAAGTCATTTTCCTGGCGTGCACGCTTCAACAACTCTTCGTGGCCAGAGTGCAAAGCGCCCATCGTGGGTACAAATCCTACGGAGGAACCTTTTTGTTGCCGACGCCATTGCTTGAATTCCTGAGGAGAGCGCAGAACAACTGTCATGAGTAGCTCTCTTTCTCTGTGGGGAATTCGCTGTGGATAACCTCTTGATGATAGGTATTGAAAGCCTCTTTGAGGTTGTTAAAGCCGTCATAGTAAGTTTTCAAGAATTTCGGTTTGAACCCTTGATTCATGCCGAGCATATCTTGCAGAACCAGAACCTGTCCGTCAGTGGCAGGGCCCGCGCCGATGCCGATCGTTGGAATGTCCAAGGCCGCCGTGATTTCTTCTGCCAAATGCGAAGGAACACATTCAAGAACGATGCAGAAGGACCCGGCATCCTGCAGACGTAAAGCTTCTTCCTTGATGCGTGCTTGTGCTTTCTCATCGCGACCTTGAACTTTAAAGCCGCCAAGTTGATGCACGGATTGAGGAGTTAAACCCAAATGCCCCATCACTGGAACGCCAGAGCCGATCATGTGTTTGACCAGTTTGTAGTTTCCTTCTCCGCCTTCAAGTTTCACCGCGTGAGCACCGGCACGCATGATGACCTCTGCGGCTGTCATTGAGGCCGTAACACCTTTGCGATAGCTCATGAAAGGCATGTCACCGACGATGAATTTCTTATCGCCAGCGCCGCGTGCGACTGCACCAGTGTAAAGAGCCATAATATCAACAGTCGCGCTTAGAGTCGTTTGATGTCCCAGCATGGTGTTGGCGAGAGAATCTCCGACCAGAAGACAATCGACATCACTCTCGGCAAGAATCTTTGCGAATGTGTAGTCATAGCAAGTCACCATGGTGAATTTTTGCTTTTTAATTTTCTTTTCGTGGAAGTCGAGGATGGATTTCATAAGGCCTCACTTTCTGGGATATTCGGGCCAGTATGTTTTTAAAAACGCTTTGTAGATTTCTGCCGTCGAATCGGAATCCAGTGCCTGCAAATTTGCATTCACTGTTTCAATATCTTTTCTGACCAAGGGGCCTGTCAGAGCTTTGCCAGGCTCTGCGAAAGTGTTGCCAACCACCTTCTCAATATAAAGCTTTGCTGCTTCAGAGGGAATTTTCATCTCAGCAAAGCCTTCAAGCATCTTGGCAAGAAGCAAAGTCGTGAAGTTGCCACCGAGCACGCAATAGGCATGGTAAAGAGCTTTTTGTTCGGCAGGCAAAACACTCGAAGGATTTGTCAGGCCAGGCAGGGCTTCATTTAAAGAAGCACCCGTCATAGTGAAGTGGATCTTTTTATAGAATTCGAGATCATACAGATCAGGACCAAACGTCATTAAGGGGTGGGCGGCAATCATAACATCAAAGTTATGCGCCCCTGAGAAGTGCACGACTGTTTTTTCAAGGCCCGCGAGGTGCAAGCGAAAGAAGCCTTCAATCGCGTTGTCACTGATTGCTAAGAGCACATGGCTGCTTTCATGAATCAATTTCTTTAACGCATGAGGGTCTTGAGAGCGATCCCAGCTTTTATGTTTTAAATTTAATAAATGGAAATAGTGACCGATATGTCGGGCGACGCGGCCAGAGCCAATAACTAAATAGCTTGTAGAAGATAACTTATTCGTCGCCATATATTTTTCGGTACCTGTCTGTTTCTAGATCAAGTCCTCTGTAATGCTCGGAATCTAGCACAATTTTAACAGATTACAATGACTCTTGCCATGATGGGTCAGGGGTGGTAGGTCGATAGTCCTATGAAGTATTTTTACTGGCTCGGCGCTGCTGCCGTTATCGCTCTAGGTATCTATTTTTCCACGCAAATTTCTGTTAAGCCTCAGTCGCTATCGAAGCTTGAGTTGACTCAGGTTGCGGTGCCAGAAGACCTCGGGAAACTCGTCTTTGAGAACCTTCGTCGCGAGGTGAAAGCCGCTCCAGTTTTGATGTTAGGGGTCACTCCCAATCAGATCGAAGATTTGGAATTGTGGAGAGGTTTTCTTGAAGCGAACCAAGAGCAGGGCTCAAAGTACGACCTAATCGTCGTGGAGTCGATGCTTCCTTATGTTGAGATCTTCAACAACGGGATGCACCTGCAGGTCAAAGATGAAATGCCTCGTATGGTCGAGGGGATCAATAAAGCTCTGGCACAGGGTCTGCGTGTTGTGATCATTGTTCCGAGCATCTACGCTTCTCAGTTGATTAAGAGCAATCCCGTTTCGCGTTTGAAGGAAGAATTCAAAGTGGACGTGACAAGTATGTCAGTCAGCAAATTTCCACTAACGCGAGAACAGGAAGCGAGCTTTGATCCAGCTTGTTCCGCCGGCGGCGCCGTGGATCCTGCGGGGACAAGTGCTTTGGGTTGCATGGTGCGGGATATCGCGCGTAAGACTTATCGCAAAAAGTTTGAAGCCAACAAATACTCTGGACTGTTAGAGCAGACTGGGGCTAAAGATTATTTGATCTTGTTTAATAGGAATTAGCAGAGTCAATGAGCGGAGAAATCATGAAGAAGCTATTAGTGTCCGTGATCGCAGTTGTGTTGGCGGTGCCATTGATGGCTTCCGCCCAAAGCAGTCTTGAGGGTCTTTACAGAAATGAAGACAACTCCAAGCAAGTTCGTTTGGTGCAATTCAATCGTTCTTTGACGATGAATACAGTGAGCTACTATTCCACGGGTGCTGCAGTAAATTGGTTCTTTGAGTTTATTTTGCCAGCAGGACGCGATGTGAAGGTTGGCGAAACAATCACGGGTCGTGTGCGCAGCCTGGATTCTTATTATAACTGTGTCTTCGATGAAAAAGCCTTTATTCAAAAAGATTTCCAAGGAAACTTGAAAATCAATCATCCTCTTTTGACTTATCACCGTGAAACGCGCTCTGTGCGCGATAATAGTGGCGGGGGCTATCAATACGGACGCCGTGTTGATTGGAATGGCTGGGGTTGGGTGGAGACCGGTTACTACTTCCCTATCGAACGCTGGAGAGTGATTTCTTCTGAGTGCGTGATCGATCAGCGCAACTGGACAACGGCTTTGTTGATACCTGTCAACGGAGCTCCGCCGCAACCTCTTCCGAATTCAAAAAAGTAATCGGCAGTTAAAGCCAATTTAAGGATAGCGCCATGAAGAAAATTGCAGTTGTCACTGGAGCCAGTCGCGGTCTTGGATATGCAACCAGCGAAGCCCTCGCGCAAAGAGGCTTCAAAGTCGTCATGGCGATGAGAGATCCAGAGAAATCTCAAAAGCAAATCAACGCAATGAAAATGAAAGACCTCGATGTCGTTGCAATGAAACTTGATGTGTCTCAAGAAAAGAGCATCAACGAATTCGCGGAAGCTTTTCGCCGCGAATACGGTTATCTGGATGTCCTGGTGAACAATGCGGGCATCTTCATTGATGACGAAGACGGTGGAAATAAATCCGTATTCAAGACAAAGTCGTCAACGATTCAAAAAACCTTTGCGACAAATACTCTGGGCCCTTTCTTGCTCACCCAAAAACTCTTCCCTTTGATGCAACAAGAGGGCAGTGGTCGCATCGTGAACGTTTCCTCTGGTATGGGCCAGCTCAGTGAAATGGACGGCAATTATGCTGCCTATCGCATTTCAAAAACTGCACTTAACGTAGTCACGCAAGTCTTCGCCGCCGAAGGCAAAGGCCACGATATTCTAGTCAATTCCATCTGCCCTGGTTGGGTCCGTACCGACATGGGCGGCGCAGGAGCAAGCCGTGATATCAATCAAGGAATCAAAGGCATTCTTTGGGCAGCCACTCTTCCAAAGGGCGGCCCCACAGGCGGCTTCTTCCGAGACGGCGACGCCATCCCTTGGTAAAGGTACGCCGTACCTTTTTGTAACGTGAAGAGACTTCATTATGGGATGCGGTTGAGGGTGACTTGGCCGACAAAGTTATACTCGCCAATCTTACTTTTCTCATAGTAGTTCCCGACCCATTGGTCAGTCCCTCCGACTGGGTAGATTTGAATGTATCCATCATCATCGTTAACATTCACGATCAAGGCTTTGCTGCCGTCAGGGCGAGTGAAGTTTTTCAACATCTGATTACCCCGTGATCGACTGAAGGTTTTGCCGTTGGATTTTTCTGTCAGAGTAATCAAAGAAGAGCTGCTGGTTCTGCCTTGAGCTGTGATGTCGTTGATTTCCCAGTAAAGAATCCAATCTGACTTGTGCTTTTTTCGGTCGAAGAAATGGATCTCACCTTGAAAACGACCTTCGATGATCAAGGCTTCACCACGTGAAATATCATGTGAAGATTTTAATGTGGTAAAAAGATCTTCAATGGGATTTTGTTTCAAAGCGCGAAGAATGTCTTCTTCGCGGTCCATGTTGGCGATTCGCTTTTCATTTAATATCCAAGCTGGAGTTTTCACGATGGTTGGAGTTGTTGCAGCAGGAGGAGTCGACATATTACTTTGTTGAGGCGCCGGAGAAGGCGTCGGAGTCACTGCCGGAGCCAGTCCTGGGATCGCACAAGCTCCCTCAAGAAGAGCAGGATTTAAAGGTTTAAAGCTTAGTTTCAAACCAAGATCGGCAAGGAAGACAGTGACGATCTTGCCGAGGATCTCATCCGCCTTCTTGTAGCGATCTTCCATGGTTTTGAGATTTTGATATTCTTCGAAATCCTTCTTGGTCAGTTCTACCAAATCAGCTTTCACTTTTTCTTCGATGCTTGCTTCAGATGACAATGTAGACACGGATTTTTGCCCCGCCTCATAAGAGGCAAAGCTGACGCCAATCAAAAGGAAAAAACCCAATAATAAAGTGGTCGAATTTTTCATATGTTAAGGCTAGCAGAATTTAGCGAAGGCAAAAAAGAAAAACCCTCGATGTCTCGAGGGTTTTGACGCAATGTAGACCAAATTTTGGCTTTAGAAAATCTCGTGGGCGAGAGGTCTGCGTGGAGCGCGGAAGTAGGTTCTTGGAGAAAGTTCCAAGAGGCCCGCCAGCTTTTCCATATAGACGCAAGCGTAACGATCTAGTTGGTAAGCGAAGTAGCTTTCTTCGTTTCCGGCTCTCATCAATTGACCCCAGTTCGAGTTGTACATCGACTGTTGTTTCTTGATGAGCTGACTGATCTGACCATCGATTTCTGAAATGGTCTTTTGCAGAACTTCGATTTGCGATTCATTAAGATCTGCAGACTTTTCAATCTTCTTGGTCATGATCTCAGTAAGTTCATCTTCAAGAGGTTCTTTTTTCTTCATCAGAATTTCGATCTCTTGATTGATGGGCTCTGCCTTTTTGTTGTTTTCAACTTCAACATCCAGCTCTTCGATGACCATGGCAGTTCTCCAGTTGCAATCCTTCTTCAAGCGAAGGATGTCACCGTAGATATGGTCCCCGATGTAAAGAATGTCATCACCTTGAAGATCCAAGTCGGCTGTGAACTTCTTAGCGTTTCCGCCTTGGTAGATTCCCGGTGTCAACTTGCCTTCCATGTTTGTCATGGTGCCATCTTCAGGGTTTACACGAAGATATCTTTGGCTTTCATAGAAGAACTTAGGCTTGGAAGCGAAAGTGATCACGATCTCAAACAGATCCTGCCAAGATTTGTGATCTTTCAGGAAAGGTTGAATCGCATAGTCCAAAAGCAACTTCGTGTAATGGTAGTCAGAGTTCGTTAGAACGAAGATCTTCTTTCCATGACGGCGGAACTTTTCAAGTCCTGCGACCAAGCTTGGATCTTTAATGATGTAATGATCCAAGTTTTGCTTCACGACATCTTTCAAAGAACCATCACGATGCGCTTCATCGACAGCGTCCATAACGTCGTCGGCGATTTGCACGTATTCAGGGTACTTATTGGCAGTGTCGGTGTCTTTCAATTCAACGATCTGTGCAATCAAATTTGCAGAAGAGATCGAGAACGAGGTATCGACAGCCAAGTAGTCACTGTTGCTGAGGTCGATGTATGTCGACTTGTACAATTTCTGATGGCTTTTGAAGTCGAGGGGTTTCAAGCCATGGTAGCTCGCGCGAATCGCCGTGTAGCGATTCAATTTCAAAAGATTTCCCATCTTACGGTCGATAACAAGTCCGCGAATGGCGAAGTTGTAGTCAAACGTCAGTTTGCGCAAAGTTTCTGGGTAACCGCGTTTTACCAGCTTGTCGATCATTGTCGTGTGTGACAAACGCTCGAAGTTTTCGCTGTTGTAGCGAACAAGCGTATGGTCCATGTCGACGCCGACATAGCGGATTTTTTTCATATTAAGAGTTCTATTAACAAATACTTTTCCAGGCATATTTTCTTATCTTTCAACGGGCAGTTGCAATTGATTCCAAAGCAACATTCCGCCTTTCATGTTGTAAACGTTCGTAAATCCATTCATCAGCGCATAAGCAGTGGCGTTGCCCGAGCGGGCTCCGCTGCGACAGATGAACACAATAGTCTGATCCTTTGGCAGATTGGCAATTTGACTTGGTAAAGTATCAAGTACGATCAACTCAGCTCCGCCCACATGGCCGAGCTCGCCAGTGAATTCGTCAGGTTGGCGAACGTCGATCATTTTAACTTGATTCATTTTTTGTTGAAGTTCAGCAGGAGCAATATCGAATACACCCTCGTAGTTCGGGTTTTCCGTTTTTGTTTCGAACTCAACTGTTGTGAATGCCATAGGCTTTACTGTCATAACCCCTCCTTGCAATGGAGCCAGAAGGTAAGAATACCAGAATTGGATTTTGTCTTCAATACAGAGCCCCTCGTATTCACGATTCTCGCCAGTTTTCACCGATTTTCGACGAGGGGCGTAGCGCAATGTCCGCGCTCAAATCTACCAGATTTGAACTCGCTCATTTTCCGGCAGGGTCATCTTGTCTCCGGCTTTACACTGGAATACTTCCGCGAAGGCCGGTTGTTGCTTCACTTGCTCATTGATGCGAGCCGCGCCCGAAGCATGGGGATCGGTTTTCCTCATTAACTTCTCAAAATCAGGGCGAGTGACTGAGCACCACAGGCGGCCATAGGCCACAAAAAACTTCTTCTTGTCGTCCACGCTGCCTTTGCCTTCAGGGAATGCGGCGTTGTAAGCAAAAGTCATCCCGACAAGGTCCGCTGTGTTTTCTCCCAAGGTCAAACGGCCATCATGTTCAGCTTTATTGAACTGATCGACCAATTTCTTCTGACGAGCGGCAAAGTCGAAGACATCTTTTTGAGTCATCCATTGTTTAAGGCGGCCCTCGGAATCATACTTGGCACCATTGTCATCGATGCTATGACCGAGTTCGTGGCCCACAACCGCTCCCACGGCCCCAAGATTTTCAATCAACGAACCGTCCTTGTTGTAGAACGGATATTGAAGAATCCCGATTGGCAAAACGAATTTGTTTTCGTTCTCACTGTAATAAGCATTCACCGTCAAAGGTCCCATACCCCATGCATCTTGGTTGGCAGGCTCTTGAAGCTCTTTCATCATTTTGCTGTGAGCCGCTTCACGGTAAAGATGCTTGTTCACCATCAGATCCGTCTTTGTGTATTTACGAATCGGCATGAAGTCCCACTCTTTATCGGAGTGAGGTTTTACGAGTTGCAAGCGAGCGACTTTGATCTTGGCAATAGCGCCTTTTTTACCCTCGGAAGAAAGCCATTTATTATTTTTAAGGCCTTCCAAAATGCTGGCACGAATGCTTTCCGCGACATCTTGAACTTTCTTTTCATCAAAGTTCGGGAAGACTTGATCGACCAGTGCCGCATCCAGTTCCTTCATGAAATATTCCGTAACCATATCTGTACAACGCTCAGCACGAACGGAGCGAGTGTCAGGTCCGCCGAAGTATTTCTTTTCGAAATCGAAGTTTTGTTGGAAGAATTTTGGATAGGCGTCATCCATTTGGTCGGAAAGATTTTTAACCAAAAGATAGTCTTTCCAAACAGCCAAAGGACGTTTCGGAAGTTCCTCGTTGAGGAAGGTCGCGGTCTCTGCAATCGGCTGGCTGACTAAAGCGTCTTTCGGTGTCTTTTTAAACAGAATTTCAAACTTTAGATTTGGATACTTTTTGATGGTGTCTTCCTGAGTGGAAAGAAATCTTTCACTCCAGCGTTGACGGCGTACTGCCGCCACGGGGAAAACTTTAATGAAGTCTTTTTCGAGCTCAACCAAATCCGTCGCGCGTTTTTCCGCATCAGCAGCTTTTACCTTGGGATCGATAGCTTTGAAGAAGGACGTCAGCAGTTTTTTATAATCCGCCATCAACTTCGCATCCTCATAATATTTATGATCAGGAAGGTTCATGAGGCTTCCGCCGATAATAATATTCAGTTTTTTCGGATTATCTAAGTCAGGAGTATTTCCCATCCACACAAAGGGACCGAAAAGACCTTTCGATGCATGTGTGTTGACGTAAGTAACCAGCTCCTCCGTCGTCTCAATGTCTTTTAAATCTTTCTGAAATTTTTTAACTTCAGCTTTTTCTGAATTGGCGCGGGCTTTGGGATCCATGCAGGACATGTACATATCGCGCATTTGCTCACTGCGTTCGCTCAAGCCTTTTTTCTGGGGCAATTCTGCCATGAACTTCTTTTTGATTTCCAATAGACGTTCGCGAGAGTCGCTGAAGGCAAAGAGATGGTGGCTGCGATCCGGGCGAAGCTTGAATGAAGCCTCAGCCTCAGAACAAACGTACTTGTGAAAGTCTTCACAGGGATTCGTCGTGGTGCTCAATGGAAATTCACGTTTTTCTGGAATTTCCGAAGAGGGCGCTTTGGCATATCCGGTCGCAGAGAATAAACAAACAGAAGCAAGCAGAGCCGATAAGGCGACTCTATTTAAAGAATGGTTCATTGTGTCGAATCCTTTCGAAAGACCCTCTTATTCCATTCCTGAATAATGTGAATTGCAATAGCCGCCTTGCTAATGGTCTAGGCGAATGGCATGATCAAACGCACTCATGACAAAAGCCGTTGTAGATTTATCACCCGAGCAAGCCGAAGCTCTGGATCTTTTAAGATCTGGAGAGAATGTCTTTCTGACGGGTGGTGCTGGCAGCGGCAAAAGCTTTCTGATCAGACAGTTCATGAGGGAGCTTGATCCCAAAGAGTTTCCGATCCTTGCCAGCACGGGAGCGGCGGCCGTGCTTTTGGGCGGTCGTACTTTCCATAGCTTTTTTGGATTGGGAATCATGGAAGGCGGAGCGGACGCGGCCTACGAGCGTGCTTCCCGGGATAATAAACTGATGGCGCGTCTTCGCAAAGTTGAGGGCGTGATCATTGATGAAATCTCAATGATTCCTGGCCAAGCCTTGATGATTGCCGAAGCCTTGTCACAAAAAGCCCGTGAATCAAAACTTCCCTGGGGCGGTCTACGTATTATCGCTGTCGGGGATTTTGCACAGTTACCACCAGTCACCCAAACCGGTGCTCGCGATTGGTGCTTCTTGAATGAAGTTTGGAAAAATTCGGGATTTCAAACCTCGATGCTTTCGCACAACCAAAGAGTTTCGGACAATCTTTTTTTGGATATCTTAAGTGATGTGCGCCACGGGCTTTCCACTCCACGTGTGCGCGATTTCCTGAATGAACATATTCAACATCATGATCCTGATCATCCGGGCACGCGACTTTTCCCTCGTAAGATCAATGCTGAAAACTTCAATCAAATGAAGCTTAAAGAATTGCACGAAGAAGAAGTTACGATTGATTCGATTTACTTTGGCTCTGAGAAGCATATTGAAATTCTGATGAAGACCGCTCCGGTTCCCGTGAAGCTGGTGTTGAAGCTGGGGTGTCGTGTGATGTTCCTGCAGAATGATCCGCAAAAACGCTGGGTGAACGGAACTCGTGGAGTCGTGACCGATATTGCCGATGATAAAATCATCGTTAAAAAAGATGGCGGTCGCGAAGTGCAGGTGGATAAGTCTTCTTTTGCTCTTCAAGATGCCGAAGGAAATGTCATGGCGTCGGTCATTCAATTCCCACTGACCTTGGCTTATGCCACGACCATTCATAAAAGCCAGGGGGCGACTCTTGATGATCTATGGTGTGATCTTAGTCATCTGTGGGAACCCGGTCATGCATACGTCGCTTTAAGTCGTCTAAGAAGTGCTGAAGGCTTGCATTTGATTGGCTGGAATCCTCGATCGATTATTGTCGATCCGAAGGTTTTGGATTTTTATAAGAAGCTCGAGAAATAGATAAAAGCTTAGTAGATCCACATGAGGTCTCGGAGCATGCCGATACCTAAAAGAATGAAGATGCACTGAAGCAATAGAACAAAATAGAACCATGGCGGATTTTTTTGTTTTTGATCCATGATGCCTCCTCATAATACCTTTCGGCTTAATCCGAAAAAACATCATACTATTTAGTCACATTACGAACTATTCATGTTCAAACGAACAGGTGTTCTACAAGAACAATGTGGT belongs to Bdellovibrio svalbardensis and includes:
- the panB gene encoding 3-methyl-2-oxobutanoate hydroxymethyltransferase — its product is MKSILDFHEKKIKKQKFTMVTCYDYTFAKILAESDVDCLLVGDSLANTMLGHQTTLSATVDIMALYTGAVARGAGDKKFIVGDMPFMSYRKGVTASMTAAEVIMRAGAHAVKLEGGEGNYKLVKHMIGSGVPVMGHLGLTPQSVHQLGGFKVQGRDEKAQARIKEEALRLQDAGSFCIVLECVPSHLAEEITAALDIPTIGIGAGPATDGQVLVLQDMLGMNQGFKPKFLKTYYDGFNNLKEAFNTYHQEVIHSEFPTEKESYS
- a CDS encoding SDR family NAD(P)-dependent oxidoreductase translates to MKKIAVVTGASRGLGYATSEALAQRGFKVVMAMRDPEKSQKQINAMKMKDLDVVAMKLDVSQEKSINEFAEAFRREYGYLDVLVNNAGIFIDDEDGGNKSVFKTKSSTIQKTFATNTLGPFLLTQKLFPLMQQEGSGRIVNVSSGMGQLSEMDGNYAAYRISKTALNVVTQVFAAEGKGHDILVNSICPGWVRTDMGGAGASRDINQGIKGILWAATLPKGGPTGGFFRDGDAIPW
- a CDS encoding DEAD/DEAH box helicase encodes the protein MTKAVVDLSPEQAEALDLLRSGENVFLTGGAGSGKSFLIRQFMRELDPKEFPILASTGAAAVLLGGRTFHSFFGLGIMEGGADAAYERASRDNKLMARLRKVEGVIIDEISMIPGQALMIAEALSQKARESKLPWGGLRIIAVGDFAQLPPVTQTGARDWCFLNEVWKNSGFQTSMLSHNQRVSDNLFLDILSDVRHGLSTPRVRDFLNEHIQHHDPDHPGTRLFPRKINAENFNQMKLKELHEEEVTIDSIYFGSEKHIEILMKTAPVPVKLVLKLGCRVMFLQNDPQKRWVNGTRGVVTDIADDKIIVKKDGGREVQVDKSSFALQDAEGNVMASVIQFPLTLAYATTIHKSQGATLDDLWCDLSHLWEPGHAYVALSRLRSAEGLHLIGWNPRSIIVDPKVLDFYKKLEK
- a CDS encoding HAD-IG family 5'-nucleotidase, whose amino-acid sequence is MPGKVFVNRTLNMKKIRYVGVDMDHTLVRYNSENFERLSHTTMIDKLVKRGYPETLRKLTFDYNFAIRGLVIDRKMGNLLKLNRYTAIRASYHGLKPLDFKSHQKLYKSTYIDLSNSDYLAVDTSFSISSANLIAQIVELKDTDTANKYPEYVQIADDVMDAVDEAHRDGSLKDVVKQNLDHYIIKDPSLVAGLEKFRRHGKKIFVLTNSDYHYTKLLLDYAIQPFLKDHKSWQDLFEIVITFASKPKFFYESQRYLRVNPEDGTMTNMEGKLTPGIYQGGNAKKFTADLDLQGDDILYIGDHIYGDILRLKKDCNWRTAMVIEELDVEVENNKKAEPINQEIEILMKKKEPLEDELTEIMTKKIEKSADLNESQIEVLQKTISEIDGQISQLIKKQQSMYNSNWGQLMRAGNEESYFAYQLDRYACVYMEKLAGLLELSPRTYFRAPRRPLAHEIF
- a CDS encoding Rossmann-like and DUF2520 domain-containing protein — its product is MATNKLSSTSYLVIGSGRVARHIGHYFHLLNLKHKSWDRSQDPHALKKLIHESSHVLLAISDNAIEGFFRLHLAGLEKTVVHFSGAHNFDVMIAAHPLMTFGPDLYDLEFYKKIHFTMTGASLNEALPGLTNPSSVLPAEQKALYHAYCVLGGNFTTLLLAKMLEGFAEMKIPSEAAKLYIEKVVGNTFAEPGKALTGPLVRKDIETVNANLQALDSDSTAEIYKAFLKTYWPEYPRK
- the panC gene encoding pantoate--beta-alanine ligase, with the protein product MTVVLRSPQEFKQWRRQQKGSSVGFVPTMGALHSGHEELLKRARQENDLVVLSIFVNPTQFNDPKDFEKYPLTWDQDLKMAETNKVDAIFYPRYPEMYPDNYRYKVTEGEYSKLLDGAHRPGHFDGVLSVVMKLFNIVAPTKAYFGEKDFQQMTLIKGMVESFFMDLEIVPVATVREEDGLAKSSRNTRLNSEERAKAPAIYKAIRESKSAEEAANSLNQQGFKVDYVTDIDNRRYVAAFLGEVRLIDNVQI
- a CDS encoding M13 family metallopeptidase translates to MNHSLNRVALSALLASVCLFSATGYAKAPSSEIPEKREFPLSTTTNPCEDFHKYVCSEAEASFKLRPDRSHHLFAFSDSRERLLEIKKKFMAELPQKKGLSERSEQMRDMYMSCMDPKARANSEKAEVKKFQKDLKDIETTEELVTYVNTHASKGLFGPFVWMGNTPDLDNPKKLNIIIGGSLMNLPDHKYYEDAKLMADYKKLLTSFFKAIDPKVKAADAEKRATDLVELEKDFIKVFPVAAVRRQRWSERFLSTQEDTIKKYPNLKFEILFKKTPKDALVSQPIAETATFLNEELPKRPLAVWKDYLLVKNLSDQMDDAYPKFFQQNFDFEKKYFGGPDTRSVRAERCTDMVTEYFMKELDAALVDQVFPNFDEKKVQDVAESIRASILEGLKNNKWLSSEGKKGAIAKIKVARLQLVKPHSDKEWDFMPIRKYTKTDLMVNKHLYREAAHSKMMKELQEPANQDAWGMGPLTVNAYYSENENKFVLPIGILQYPFYNKDGSLIENLGAVGAVVGHELGHSIDDNGAKYDSEGRLKQWMTQKDVFDFAARQKKLVDQFNKAEHDGRLTLGENTADLVGMTFAYNAAFPEGKGSVDDKKKFFVAYGRLWCSVTRPDFEKLMRKTDPHASGAARINEQVKQQPAFAEVFQCKAGDKMTLPENERVQIW
- a CDS encoding rhodanese-like domain-containing protein — encoded protein: MTVKPMAFTTVEFETKTENPNYEGVFDIAPAELQQKMNQVKMIDVRQPDEFTGELGHVGGAELIVLDTLPSQIANLPKDQTIVFICRSGARSGNATAYALMNGFTNVYNMKGGMLLWNQLQLPVER